A region of Micromonospora sp. WMMD882 DNA encodes the following proteins:
- a CDS encoding type I polyketide synthase: MNSIPHIAVVGYSCRFPGAGDPAAFWQLLTDGRAATTPAAAHRRDPASGTETAARHGAFLDDPAAFDADFFGVTPAAAAATDPQQRLTLELGWEALEHAGIRPAALAGSRTGVFVGAGSDDYALLRGRPGDDGVARHATTGTRRNMLANRLSRLLALRGPSLVVDTGDSSSLVAVHQACESLRAGECGAALAGGVHLNLATDTTLAPAASGVLSTDGRCHTFDARADGYLRGEGGALVVLKTLAQAHADGDRIRCVIRGSAVDHGVAGDDPTAGVAAQREVVELAHRRAGTAVRDVQYVELHGAGDPVGDPAEAAALGAAIGVRLPPGQPLRVGSVKTNIGHLESAAGIAGLLKVILALEHDALPASLNFVHPRPAIPLERLNLRVQRELGPWPAPDRTRLAGVDAFGPDGVNVHVVVAAAPTPSAADAPAPAGRPVLLALSARDGDALRAQAGRLHDHLRDHPGPALADVGYSLLTTRTPFARRATVAGDGRDTLLRALRDLAVTGVAATARADARTVFVFPGQGPQWRGMARQLGAESPVFAARMADCDAALAPFTGWSLTDAVRRDGPWDRVDVAEPALFAVLVSLARLWRRHGVTPDAVVGHSLGEIAAAVDAGGLSLADGARVVASRARALRALAGSGGLVSLATDQERAEALTRDAGLSVAAVNGPSAVVVAGAGPALDRLLAACAHQGVRARRLPIDYAAHSAPMEALRDVLLRDLATVRPTATDVDLFSTVTGAVVPGEALTADYWYANLREPVRFADATRALVAAGFTRFVEVSPHPILLGGLTETADAAGRTVTAIGTLRRDDGGLARFLGALGDAWSDGAPIDAGALFPDARRTDLPTYPFQRRVHWPDGLPAPRAKSTPGGAAGPGRASTPGRAVGPGEPTAPGHETAPGHETGAQPGRDVARLVHTQVAKVLGRDGADRVPAGHTFEELGLDSQAGVQLRDLLRRDTGLTLPATLVYDHPTPGALVAYLRHRLAGGAEPRAAETTRRRVAPTDDPVVVVGMACRLPNGVDSPQRLWQTLTDGLDVTGDFPTDRGWDLATLTADDGLGASYVRRGGFLDDVAGFDAAFFGISPREALAMDPQQRLLLETSWEALERSGIRPDGLRGEQVGVYVGATATEYGPRLHEPVEGTDGLRLAGTSGGVNSGRVAYTLGLQGPAVTVDTACSSSLVAVHLAARALRGGECRLALAGGVAVLATPGIFVEFARQNALAPDGRCKAFSADADGTGWAEGVGLLVLERRSDAIAHGHPVLAVLRGTAVNQDGASNGLTAPNGMAQQRVIREALADADLSAGDVDLMEAHGTGTRLGDPVEARALLATYGRDRAPDRPLWLGSVKSNIGHTQAAAGVVGVIKAILAMRHGLMPRTLHVTAPSPEVDWSSGAVSLLTGARRWPRDGRPRRAAVSSFGISGTNAHVILEEAPSASAEAASVGAVSARAASIVAVPAGAGSERPLPWVLSGRDADALAAQARRLADVADDLDPVDVAWTLATTRTNLPHRAVVLGRTRDDFRQGLTALTEGRPSSGVTVGRATGAATAFVFSGEGSQWPGMAARLLDHSPAFAARMAECEAALTPYTGWSPTGVLTGADGAPLLDRVDVGQPVLFAVSVSLAAMWESFGVRPAAVVGHSRGEIAAACVAGMLSLDDAARLVADRGRLLRDSDVAGRGAMVWVALSADDARERLTAGLAIAAVNGPASVVVAGDPDEVAAFTAGCAADGVRARPGSVEFAFHTAQMAETAAALAVAAAPVVCRPATVPFYSTVTGDLLPDGAADAAYWQRNLRDPVLFEPAVRALLDAGVEQVVEVSPHPVLLAAVQQTAEDLDVPVTAVGTLRRGEDDPARLLASVAAAWAAGAPVDWSTLVIGGRLVELPTYPFRRDRYWLAPTGVAAGHPLVSTTVEVAEPGADVVLAGRLSRPALPWLADHAIGAAVVVPGTAFVELALHAGEQVGHRLVEELTLLAPLVVPEDGHLDLQVTIGRPAGGRRGIGVHARGPGGWTRHASGTLTVAGGAPPGGDLTTWPPVGAEPVPLDGFYARLRDRGYHYGPAFQGVRAAWRRGDERYTEVDLPGGGRWGVDPAVLDAALHAMFLPGVVDGDTVLPYAWTGVQRHTAAGGGPVRVRLTRLAADTVRLLVTDRRGTPVVSVDALAVRPVTGRQVRAMAGAGGELHEVRWVPATAAAPADGATTFLECPAVVDGPDPAGVRRLLAELQRWLRQDSPARLAVVTRDAAGGALWGLVRSAQLEHPGRFVLVDTDDTDPASVRLPADEDQIRVRAGEVSVARLVPTPVTADVGRVDLGDGSVLVTGGTGALGGLLARHLVREHGVRRLVLMSRRGRSAPDAGRLVDELTDAGAHVEVVACDVADRGALADALAGIPALTAVVHAAGTLRDTTLEAMTPRDVDEVFRAKVEPAWHLHELTVDRKLSAFVLYSSATAVLGGAGQANYAAANASLDALAVRRRALGLPAISLQWGLWAASSGMTRHLSETDRRRLARAGLLPLTDGDGLRLFDEALVAGRAVVAPIRLEPSARTSLIRPARRVATAATVTGGPAPVTATAPVTGTAPVSAASGLRARLAALADPADRERVAAEFVQAEVAAVLGHDRPEAVDVELAFKELGLDSLTAVDLRNRLRQAADVRLAATLVFDHPRPIAVARHLVEVLVDVPTAAAVPDGGHDDVDIDGLGVGDLIRLATEGVEW, translated from the coding sequence ATGAATTCCATCCCGCACATTGCTGTCGTCGGCTACTCGTGCAGATTTCCCGGGGCGGGTGACCCCGCCGCTTTCTGGCAACTGCTCACCGACGGTCGCGCCGCGACGACCCCGGCCGCGGCCCACCGCCGGGATCCCGCGTCCGGCACGGAGACCGCCGCCCGGCACGGGGCGTTCCTCGACGACCCCGCCGCGTTCGACGCCGACTTCTTCGGCGTCACGCCGGCGGCGGCGGCTGCCACGGACCCGCAGCAGCGCCTCACCCTCGAACTCGGCTGGGAGGCGCTGGAACACGCAGGCATCCGGCCCGCCGCGCTGGCCGGCAGCCGCACCGGCGTGTTCGTCGGGGCCGGCTCCGACGACTACGCCCTGCTGCGCGGCCGGCCCGGCGACGACGGCGTCGCCCGGCACGCCACGACCGGGACGCGGCGCAACATGCTCGCCAACCGGCTGTCGCGCCTGCTGGCGCTGCGTGGGCCGAGCCTCGTCGTCGACACCGGAGACTCCTCGTCGCTGGTCGCCGTCCACCAGGCGTGCGAGAGCCTGCGCGCCGGTGAGTGCGGCGCCGCCCTGGCCGGCGGCGTCCACCTGAACCTCGCCACCGACACCACGCTCGCGCCGGCCGCGTCCGGCGTGCTGTCGACCGACGGGCGCTGCCACACCTTCGACGCGCGGGCCGACGGTTACCTGCGTGGCGAGGGCGGCGCGCTGGTCGTCCTCAAGACCCTCGCGCAGGCGCACGCCGACGGCGACCGGATCCGCTGCGTGATCCGGGGCAGCGCGGTCGACCACGGCGTCGCCGGGGACGACCCCACGGCCGGCGTCGCCGCCCAGCGTGAGGTCGTCGAACTCGCCCACCGGCGGGCCGGGACCGCCGTACGCGACGTGCAGTACGTCGAGCTGCACGGCGCGGGCGACCCGGTCGGCGACCCGGCGGAGGCCGCCGCGCTCGGCGCCGCCATCGGCGTGCGCCTGCCGCCCGGACAGCCGCTGCGGGTCGGCTCGGTCAAGACCAACATCGGGCACCTGGAGTCCGCCGCCGGTATCGCCGGCCTGCTCAAGGTGATCCTGGCGCTGGAGCACGACGCGCTGCCGGCCAGCCTGAACTTCGTCCACCCGCGCCCGGCCATCCCGCTGGAGCGGCTGAACCTGCGCGTGCAACGGGAGCTCGGCCCGTGGCCGGCCCCGGACCGGACCCGACTGGCGGGGGTCGACGCGTTCGGGCCCGACGGCGTCAACGTCCACGTCGTCGTGGCGGCGGCGCCCACGCCGTCCGCCGCGGACGCCCCCGCGCCGGCCGGGCGTCCGGTGCTGCTGGCGCTGTCGGCCCGGGACGGGGACGCGCTGCGCGCCCAGGCCGGACGACTGCACGACCACCTGCGGGACCACCCCGGCCCGGCGCTCGCCGACGTCGGCTACTCGCTGCTGACCACGCGTACCCCGTTCGCGCGCCGGGCCACGGTGGCCGGCGACGGCCGGGACACGCTGCTGCGGGCCCTGCGCGACCTCGCCGTCACCGGCGTCGCCGCCACCGCCCGTGCCGACGCCCGCACCGTCTTCGTGTTCCCCGGGCAGGGTCCACAGTGGCGGGGCATGGCCCGGCAGTTGGGCGCGGAGTCCCCGGTCTTCGCGGCCCGGATGGCCGACTGTGACGCCGCGCTCGCGCCGTTCACCGGCTGGTCGTTGACCGACGCGGTCCGTCGCGACGGCCCGTGGGACCGGGTCGACGTGGCCGAGCCGGCCCTGTTCGCGGTGCTGGTCTCGCTGGCGCGGCTGTGGCGGCGCCACGGCGTGACGCCGGACGCCGTGGTCGGCCATTCGCTCGGCGAGATCGCCGCCGCCGTCGACGCGGGCGGCCTGTCCCTGGCGGACGGCGCCCGTGTCGTCGCGTCCCGGGCCCGCGCCCTGCGGGCGCTGGCCGGCAGCGGGGGCCTGGTCTCGCTGGCTACCGACCAGGAGCGGGCCGAGGCGCTGACCCGGGACGCCGGGCTGAGCGTCGCGGCGGTCAACGGCCCGTCGGCGGTGGTGGTGGCCGGCGCCGGGCCGGCCCTGGACCGGCTGCTGGCGGCCTGCGCCCACCAGGGCGTACGCGCCCGGCGGCTGCCGATCGACTACGCCGCCCACTCGGCCCCGATGGAAGCCCTGCGGGACGTGCTGCTGCGGGACCTCGCCACCGTGCGGCCGACCGCCACCGACGTGGACCTGTTCTCCACGGTGACCGGCGCGGTGGTCCCCGGCGAGGCGCTGACCGCCGACTACTGGTACGCGAACCTGCGCGAGCCGGTCCGGTTCGCCGACGCGACCCGGGCCCTGGTGGCGGCCGGGTTCACCCGGTTCGTCGAGGTGTCGCCCCACCCGATCCTGCTCGGCGGCCTGACGGAGACCGCCGACGCCGCCGGCCGTACGGTGACCGCGATCGGGACGCTGCGCCGCGACGACGGCGGCCTGGCCCGTTTCCTGGGCGCCCTGGGCGACGCGTGGAGCGACGGCGCTCCGATCGACGCCGGGGCCCTGTTCCCGGACGCCCGCCGCACCGACCTGCCGACCTACCCGTTCCAACGCCGCGTGCACTGGCCGGACGGCCTCCCCGCGCCCCGCGCGAAGTCCACGCCGGGTGGCGCAGCCGGGCCGGGCCGAGCGTCCACGCCGGGCCGAGCGGTCGGGCCGGGCGAGCCGACCGCGCCGGGCCACGAGACCGCGCCGGGCCACGAGACCGGGGCTCAGCCGGGACGGGACGTCGCCCGGCTCGTCCACACCCAGGTCGCGAAGGTCCTGGGCCGGGACGGGGCGGACCGTGTCCCGGCCGGGCACACCTTCGAGGAACTCGGTCTGGACTCCCAGGCGGGCGTGCAGCTCCGTGACCTGCTGCGGCGCGACACCGGGCTGACCCTGCCGGCCACCCTCGTCTACGACCACCCCACCCCCGGCGCGCTCGTCGCCTACCTGCGGCACCGCCTGGCCGGCGGCGCCGAGCCGCGGGCGGCGGAGACCACCCGGCGCCGCGTCGCGCCCACCGACGACCCGGTGGTGGTCGTCGGGATGGCCTGCCGGCTACCGAACGGCGTCGACTCCCCGCAGCGGCTCTGGCAGACGCTGACCGACGGCCTGGACGTCACCGGTGACTTCCCCACCGACCGCGGCTGGGATCTCGCCACCCTCACCGCCGACGACGGGCTCGGCGCGAGCTACGTCCGGCGGGGCGGGTTCCTCGACGACGTGGCCGGCTTCGACGCGGCGTTCTTCGGCATCAGCCCCCGCGAAGCCCTCGCCATGGACCCCCAGCAGCGGCTGCTGCTGGAGACCTCCTGGGAGGCCCTGGAACGCAGCGGCATCCGCCCGGACGGCCTGCGCGGCGAACAGGTCGGCGTGTACGTCGGCGCGACCGCGACGGAGTACGGGCCGCGCCTGCACGAGCCGGTCGAGGGCACCGACGGGCTGCGCCTGGCCGGCACGTCCGGCGGCGTCAACTCCGGCCGCGTCGCCTACACGCTCGGACTGCAGGGGCCGGCGGTCACCGTCGACACCGCCTGCTCGTCGTCGCTGGTCGCGGTGCACCTCGCCGCGCGGGCCCTGCGCGGCGGGGAGTGCCGCCTCGCGCTCGCCGGCGGCGTCGCCGTGCTGGCCACCCCGGGGATCTTCGTCGAGTTCGCCCGCCAGAACGCGCTCGCCCCGGACGGCCGCTGCAAGGCGTTCTCGGCGGACGCCGACGGCACCGGCTGGGCCGAGGGCGTCGGGCTGCTCGTGCTCGAACGGCGGTCCGACGCGATCGCGCACGGCCACCCCGTGCTGGCCGTGCTCCGGGGCACCGCGGTGAACCAGGACGGCGCGTCCAACGGCCTGACCGCGCCCAACGGCATGGCGCAGCAGCGGGTCATCCGGGAGGCGCTGGCCGACGCGGACCTGTCGGCCGGTGACGTCGACCTGATGGAGGCGCACGGCACGGGCACCCGGCTCGGCGACCCCGTCGAGGCGCGGGCGCTGCTGGCGACGTACGGGCGGGACCGTGCCCCGGACCGGCCGCTGTGGCTGGGCTCGGTCAAGTCGAACATCGGGCACACCCAGGCCGCGGCCGGCGTGGTCGGCGTGATCAAGGCGATCCTGGCGATGCGGCACGGCCTCATGCCGCGCACCCTGCACGTCACCGCGCCGTCGCCCGAGGTCGACTGGTCCTCCGGCGCGGTCAGCCTGCTCACCGGGGCGCGCCGGTGGCCGCGCGACGGCCGCCCGCGCCGCGCCGCGGTGTCCTCGTTCGGGATCAGCGGCACCAACGCCCACGTCATCCTCGAAGAGGCCCCTTCCGCGTCGGCCGAGGCCGCGTCCGTCGGGGCCGTGTCGGCCAGAGCCGCGTCGATCGTGGCCGTGCCGGCCGGGGCCGGGTCGGAGCGGCCGCTGCCGTGGGTGCTCTCCGGCCGCGACGCCGACGCCCTGGCCGCCCAGGCCCGCCGACTGGCCGACGTGGCGGACGACCTGGATCCGGTGGACGTGGCGTGGACCCTCGCCACCACCCGGACGAACCTCCCGCACCGCGCCGTCGTGCTCGGTCGTACCCGCGACGACTTCCGGCAGGGGCTCACCGCGCTCACCGAGGGACGCCCGTCGTCCGGCGTGACCGTGGGTCGGGCGACAGGCGCCGCGACCGCGTTCGTGTTCTCCGGTGAGGGGTCGCAGTGGCCCGGGATGGCCGCCCGACTGCTCGACCACTCGCCCGCGTTCGCCGCGCGGATGGCCGAGTGCGAGGCCGCGCTGACCCCGTACACCGGCTGGTCGCCGACCGGCGTCCTGACCGGCGCCGACGGCGCTCCGCTGCTGGACCGGGTCGACGTCGGTCAGCCGGTGCTGTTCGCGGTGAGCGTTTCCCTGGCGGCGATGTGGGAGTCGTTCGGCGTCCGCCCGGCCGCCGTGGTCGGCCACTCCCGGGGCGAGATCGCCGCCGCCTGCGTGGCCGGGATGCTCTCGCTGGACGACGCCGCGCGACTCGTCGCCGACCGTGGCCGGCTGCTGCGCGACTCCGACGTCGCCGGCCGGGGCGCGATGGTCTGGGTCGCGCTGAGCGCCGACGACGCGCGGGAGCGGCTCACCGCCGGACTCGCGATCGCCGCCGTCAACGGCCCCGCCTCGGTCGTCGTCGCCGGTGACCCGGACGAGGTCGCGGCGTTCACCGCCGGGTGCGCCGCCGACGGGGTCCGTGCCCGCCCGGGCAGCGTCGAGTTCGCGTTCCACACCGCGCAGATGGCGGAGACCGCCGCGGCGCTCGCCGTCGCGGCAGCACCGGTCGTGTGCCGCCCGGCGACCGTGCCGTTCTACTCCACCGTCACCGGGGACCTGCTGCCCGACGGCGCGGCGGACGCCGCCTACTGGCAGCGCAACCTGCGCGACCCGGTGCTGTTCGAACCCGCCGTCCGGGCCCTGCTCGACGCCGGCGTCGAGCAGGTCGTCGAGGTCAGCCCACACCCGGTGCTGCTGGCCGCGGTCCAGCAGACCGCCGAGGACCTCGACGTGCCGGTGACGGCGGTCGGCACGCTGCGCCGCGGCGAGGACGACCCGGCCCGCCTGCTGGCCAGCGTCGCCGCCGCCTGGGCCGCCGGCGCGCCGGTCGACTGGTCCACGCTGGTCATCGGCGGTCGCCTCGTCGAGCTGCCGACCTACCCGTTCCGCCGCGACCGGTACTGGCTCGCTCCCACCGGGGTCGCCGCCGGGCATCCGCTGGTGAGCACGACGGTCGAGGTCGCCGAGCCGGGCGCGGACGTGGTGCTGGCCGGACGACTGTCCCGTCCCGCCCTGCCCTGGCTGGCCGACCACGCGATCGGGGCCGCCGTGGTGGTGCCCGGCACCGCGTTCGTCGAGCTCGCCCTGCACGCCGGGGAGCAGGTGGGGCACCGGCTGGTGGAGGAGCTCACGCTGCTCGCGCCACTTGTCGTCCCCGAGGACGGGCACCTCGACCTCCAGGTCACCATCGGTCGCCCGGCCGGCGGCCGACGCGGCATCGGCGTGCACGCCCGGGGCCCCGGTGGCTGGACCCGGCACGCCAGCGGGACGCTGACCGTGGCCGGCGGCGCGCCGCCCGGTGGCGACCTGACGACGTGGCCACCGGTCGGGGCGGAGCCCGTCCCGCTCGACGGCTTCTACGCGCGCCTGCGGGACCGTGGCTACCACTACGGGCCGGCGTTCCAGGGGGTGCGGGCCGCGTGGCGGCGCGGCGACGAGCGGTACACCGAGGTGGACCTGCCCGGCGGCGGGCGCTGGGGCGTCGACCCGGCGGTGCTCGACGCCGCGCTGCACGCCATGTTCCTGCCCGGCGTGGTCGACGGCGACACGGTCCTGCCGTACGCGTGGACCGGCGTCCAGCGGCACACCGCCGCCGGCGGCGGCCCCGTCCGGGTCCGGCTGACCCGCCTCGCCGCCGACACGGTGCGCCTGCTCGTCACCGACCGGCGCGGCACGCCTGTGGTGTCGGTCGACGCGCTGGCCGTACGGCCGGTGACCGGCCGTCAGGTGCGGGCGATGGCGGGGGCCGGCGGGGAACTCCACGAGGTCCGGTGGGTTCCGGCCACCGCCGCCGCCCCGGCCGACGGCGCGACGACGTTCCTCGAGTGCCCGGCGGTGGTCGACGGCCCGGACCCGGCCGGGGTACGGCGGCTGCTGGCCGAGTTGCAGCGGTGGCTGCGGCAGGACAGCCCGGCCCGGCTGGCCGTGGTGACCCGCGACGCCGCCGGTGGCGCGCTGTGGGGTCTCGTGCGGTCGGCCCAGCTCGAACACCCGGGCCGGTTCGTCCTGGTCGACACCGACGACACCGACCCGGCGTCGGTACGGCTGCCGGCCGACGAGGACCAGATCCGGGTGCGTGCCGGCGAGGTGTCGGTGGCCCGCCTCGTGCCGACGCCGGTCACCGCCGACGTCGGGCGGGTCGACCTGGGCGACGGGTCGGTCCTGGTCACCGGCGGCACCGGCGCGCTGGGCGGCCTGCTCGCCCGGCACCTCGTGCGGGAGCACGGGGTACGCCGGTTGGTGCTGATGTCGCGACGCGGCCGGTCCGCCCCGGACGCCGGGCGGCTGGTCGACGAGCTGACCGACGCCGGAGCGCACGTCGAGGTGGTGGCGTGCGACGTCGCCGACCGGGGCGCGCTCGCCGACGCGTTGGCCGGGATCCCGGCGCTGACCGCGGTGGTCCACGCGGCCGGCACGCTGCGCGACACGACGCTGGAGGCGATGACGCCCCGGGACGTCGACGAGGTGTTCCGGGCCAAGGTCGAGCCGGCCTGGCACCTGCACGAGCTGACCGTGGACCGGAAGCTGTCGGCCTTCGTGCTGTACTCGTCGGCCACCGCCGTCCTCGGCGGCGCCGGGCAGGCCAACTACGCCGCCGCGAACGCGTCGCTCGACGCGCTCGCCGTGCGCCGACGTGCCCTCGGCCTGCCGGCGATCTCGTTGCAGTGGGGACTGTGGGCCGCCTCCAGCGGGATGACCCGGCACCTGTCGGAGACCGACCGGCGGCGGCTGGCCCGCGCCGGGCTGCTCCCGTTGACCGACGGGGACGGGCTGCGGCTGTTCGACGAGGCGCTCGTCGCGGGACGCGCCGTGGTCGCGCCGATCCGGCTCGAACCGTCCGCGCGGACCTCGCTGATCCGTCCGGCCCGACGGGTCGCCACCGCTGCCACTGTCACCGGCGGCCCCGCACCTGTCACCGCCACGGCCCCGGTCACCGGCACGGCCCCGGTCAGCGCCGCGTCCGGGCTGCGCGCACGGCTCGCCGCGCTCGCCGACCCGGCGGACCGCGAACGGGTCGCGGCCGAGTTCGTCCAGGCCGAGGTCGCCGCCGTCCTCGGCCACGACCGGCCCGAGGCGGTCGACGTGGAGCTGGCGTTCAAGGAGCTCGGCCTCGACTCGCTGACCGCCGTGGACCTGCGTAACCGGTTGCGCCAGGCCGCCGACGTACGGCTCGCCGCGACCCTGGTCTTCGACCATCCGCGCCCGATCGCGGTCGCCCGGCATCTGGTGGAGGTCCTGGTGGACGTGCCCACGGCCGCCGCCGTGCCCGACGGTGGCCACGACGACGTGGACATCGATGGTCTGGGTGTGGGGGATTTGATTCGTTTGGCGACTGAGGGGGTGGAGTGGTGA